In Chelonia mydas isolate rCheMyd1 chromosome 10, rCheMyd1.pri.v2, whole genome shotgun sequence, a single window of DNA contains:
- the FAM220A gene encoding protein FAM220A isoform X7 gives MQSLKDRRAMIVSHVNMEEEEDLNHEHLCESGPNSQSEILHLPEVCSLLNNSHIDVNSSLQKEFFSLKIRNCSLFKAVPLPHIGKKMPPHLSEPTRLNLSAAVSSKDSSHLLFSPERGRLDKVFNHFDSTSVTDWLEKAYSSISDLGVWCCTGDNFVHFAHFWLSELQYNQKRQLLELEMGIIEDELQLAFLEELDSELQPSDLHSILAATLSEYPMGLLSNQKLGIFLDYLNVMSSEQTTGYKKMLSNVKYTTNNPQVTQWLLAVRAFVLANLWHAVVKGLPIPDVNQAAENGNTPLHAAGTWEFAIYC, from the coding sequence ATGCAAAGTTTGAAGGACAGAAGAGCTATGATTGTCTCCCATGTGAAtatggaggaggaagaagactTAAACCATGAACATTTATGTGAAAGTGGCCCAAATAGCCAAAGTGAGATCCTTCACCTTCCAGAAGTGTGTTCCTTGTTGAATAATTCTCACATTGATGTTAATAGTAGCTTACAAAAAGAATTCTTTTCTCTTAAGATCAGGAATTGCTCTTTATTTAAGGCTGTACCTTTGCCTCATATTGGCAAGAAAATGCCTCCTCATTTGAGTGAACCAACAAGGTTAAATTTAAGTGCAGCTGTCTCGTCAAAGGATTCATCTCATCTGCTCTTTTCACCTGAGAGAGGACGACTTGATAAGGTTTTTAACCACTTTGATAGTACTTCTGTGACAGATTGGCTGGAGAAAGCATATAGTTCCATTAGTGACTTGGGTGTCTGGTGTTGCACTGGAGATAACTTTGTACATTTTGCACATTTCTGGCTGTCAGAGCTACAGTACAATCAAAAAAGGCAATTGTTGGAATTAGAAATGGGTATTATTGAGGATGAATTGCAACTTGCATTTCTTGAGGAGTTGGATTCTGAACTGCAACCTTCTGATCTGCATTCCATCCTTGCTGCCACATTGAGTGAATATCCTATGGGACTACTGAGCAACCAGAAACTGGGTATTTTCCTTGACTATTTAAACGTCATGTCTTCAGAGCAAACAACTGGATAtaaaaaaatgctttcaaatgTAAAATATACAACAAATAATCCTCAAGTAACACAGTGGCTACTAGCTGTACGAGCTTTTGTGCTAGCAAATCTCTGGCATGCAGTAGTGAag
- the FAM220A gene encoding protein FAM220A isoform X8 → MQSLKDRRAMIVSHVNMEEEEDLNHEHLCESGPNSQSEILHLPEVCSLLNNSHIDVNSSLQKEFFSLKIRNCSLFKAVPLPHIGKKMPPHLSEPTRLNLSAAVSSKDSSHLLFSPERGRLDKVFNHFDSTSVTDWLEKAYSSISDLGVWCCTGDNFVHFAHFWLSELQYNQKRQLLELEMGIIEDELQLAFLEELDSELQPSDLHSILAATLSEYPMGLLSNQKLGIFLDYLNVMSSEQTTGYKKMLSNVKYTTNNPQVTQWLLAVRAFVLANLWHAVVKSSTECPAGIC, encoded by the coding sequence ATGCAAAGTTTGAAGGACAGAAGAGCTATGATTGTCTCCCATGTGAAtatggaggaggaagaagactTAAACCATGAACATTTATGTGAAAGTGGCCCAAATAGCCAAAGTGAGATCCTTCACCTTCCAGAAGTGTGTTCCTTGTTGAATAATTCTCACATTGATGTTAATAGTAGCTTACAAAAAGAATTCTTTTCTCTTAAGATCAGGAATTGCTCTTTATTTAAGGCTGTACCTTTGCCTCATATTGGCAAGAAAATGCCTCCTCATTTGAGTGAACCAACAAGGTTAAATTTAAGTGCAGCTGTCTCGTCAAAGGATTCATCTCATCTGCTCTTTTCACCTGAGAGAGGACGACTTGATAAGGTTTTTAACCACTTTGATAGTACTTCTGTGACAGATTGGCTGGAGAAAGCATATAGTTCCATTAGTGACTTGGGTGTCTGGTGTTGCACTGGAGATAACTTTGTACATTTTGCACATTTCTGGCTGTCAGAGCTACAGTACAATCAAAAAAGGCAATTGTTGGAATTAGAAATGGGTATTATTGAGGATGAATTGCAACTTGCATTTCTTGAGGAGTTGGATTCTGAACTGCAACCTTCTGATCTGCATTCCATCCTTGCTGCCACATTGAGTGAATATCCTATGGGACTACTGAGCAACCAGAAACTGGGTATTTTCCTTGACTATTTAAACGTCATGTCTTCAGAGCAAACAACTGGATAtaaaaaaatgctttcaaatgTAAAATATACAACAAATAATCCTCAAGTAACACAGTGGCTACTAGCTGTACGAGCTTTTGTGCTAGCAAATCTCTGGCATGCAGTAGTGAag